A DNA window from Bdellovibrio sp. BCCA contains the following coding sequences:
- a CDS encoding ATP-binding protein has translation MKIQYSLFDTLLEPVFVLNAEQKVVYCNETAAIVAGLSIRKITRGMKFSELFEFSEPIEGLDKLIHICDATPYKEVNFKTSQGGEGKVQITLQPIFDSMGDKNWIVFVRDVTLEERLQKKYRAELEQKEDVIKALEEAKVQLENYSKNLEQMVADRTRELSRLNQTMSALLDSLGQGFFIFNSEGHILDVSSKACETTVESKPDGKLIWDVLKLPENKVEGFKKWMQTLFMEMLPFEDLAPLGPVTYPHSKNRNIALEYHPLRSTEGAMEGVVVVASDITSLVEAQKQAETEKEHAKLIINMIKSKREIHRFIQEAQGLLISVREEVSKDDGPYDSETLFRNLHTLKGGAALFSIKEVAEACHQGESLLAELKENWTQAGFISLRAKCFEIEEYFFKFLEETRDILGSSATSEERQIEIAISKLNDIARKVGTLPGGGPVAQELLLELAMEPVSQFLEPYNEVMLRLAEKIDKMMAPLQINNGTVMVIPEIYNSLFSTLVHAFRNAVDHGIEIPDTRIDQGKTAEGHVEVNVEIKNTGSKPSLMIQIKDDGGGIDPSKIREKLAKRMIDTRNKSDQEVIQHIFDSQFSTREQVTEISGRGVGMDAIKVAAEELQGRVWVESELGKGTTLFVEVPYITEFKKSDEKTPIAA, from the coding sequence ATGAAGATTCAGTACTCCCTCTTTGACACCCTTTTGGAACCTGTGTTTGTTCTAAATGCTGAGCAAAAGGTCGTCTATTGCAACGAAACGGCCGCGATCGTCGCAGGTCTTTCTATTCGCAAAATCACAAGAGGCATGAAGTTCTCTGAACTCTTTGAGTTTAGTGAACCGATTGAGGGTCTTGATAAGTTGATTCATATTTGCGACGCCACTCCTTACAAAGAAGTGAATTTTAAAACGTCCCAAGGTGGCGAAGGAAAAGTACAAATCACACTGCAACCTATTTTTGACTCTATGGGGGATAAAAACTGGATTGTCTTTGTGCGCGACGTGACTTTGGAAGAACGCCTTCAGAAAAAATATCGCGCCGAACTTGAACAAAAAGAAGACGTCATCAAAGCCCTTGAAGAAGCCAAAGTCCAACTTGAAAATTACAGTAAAAACCTCGAGCAAATGGTCGCCGACCGCACGCGCGAGTTGTCGCGTCTCAATCAAACCATGTCCGCTCTTCTTGATAGCTTGGGACAAGGCTTCTTCATCTTTAATTCTGAAGGTCATATCCTCGACGTTTCTTCAAAGGCCTGCGAAACCACAGTGGAATCGAAGCCCGATGGAAAACTCATTTGGGATGTTTTAAAACTTCCTGAAAACAAAGTCGAAGGTTTCAAAAAATGGATGCAAACCCTTTTCATGGAAATGCTGCCATTTGAAGACTTAGCACCATTAGGCCCCGTGACTTATCCGCATTCAAAGAATCGCAATATCGCTCTTGAATACCACCCGCTTCGTTCCACCGAAGGTGCGATGGAAGGCGTTGTTGTTGTCGCTTCCGATATCACTTCACTGGTTGAGGCACAAAAACAAGCCGAAACAGAAAAAGAACACGCAAAACTGATCATCAATATGATTAAGTCAAAACGCGAAATCCACCGCTTCATCCAAGAAGCACAAGGACTTTTAATTTCCGTGCGCGAAGAGGTATCTAAGGACGACGGTCCTTATGACTCAGAAACTCTTTTCCGCAACTTGCACACTCTTAAAGGTGGTGCGGCCCTTTTCTCTATTAAAGAAGTCGCTGAAGCTTGCCACCAAGGTGAAAGCCTTTTGGCAGAGCTTAAAGAAAATTGGACACAAGCCGGATTTATTTCATTGCGCGCGAAGTGTTTTGAAATTGAAGAATACTTCTTTAAGTTCCTTGAAGAAACGCGCGACATCTTGGGTTCTTCTGCAACTTCAGAAGAACGCCAAATTGAAATTGCTATCAGTAAATTAAACGACATCGCTCGCAAGGTAGGAACTCTGCCTGGTGGCGGTCCTGTCGCGCAGGAACTTTTATTAGAACTTGCGATGGAGCCCGTGTCTCAATTCCTAGAGCCCTACAACGAAGTGATGCTTCGTTTGGCTGAAAAAATTGACAAGATGATGGCGCCGTTGCAAATCAATAATGGCACCGTGATGGTGATTCCGGAGATTTATAATTCTCTGTTCTCTACCCTTGTGCACGCTTTCAGAAACGCCGTCGATCATGGAATTGAAATTCCCGACACGCGCATCGATCAAGGAAAAACCGCAGAAGGTCATGTTGAAGTGAATGTTGAAATCAAGAACACAGGTTCAAAACCATCCTTGATGATTCAAATCAAAGATGATGGTGGTGGTATTGATCCATCAAAAATTCGCGAAAAGTTGGCAAAACGTATGATCGACACTCGCAACAAGTCAGACCAAGAAGTGATCCAACATATTTTTGACAGTCAATTTTCGACTCGTGAACAAGTGACAGAAATCTCAGGCCGTGGCGTGGGAATGGATGCCATCAAAGTCGCAGCCGAAGAACTTCAAGGCCGCGTGTGGGTCGAATCTGAACTCGGTAAAGGCACAACACTCTTCGTTGAAGTGCCTTACATCACCGAGTTCAAAAAATCAGACGAAAAAACACCTATCGCCGCTTAA
- a CDS encoding response regulator, with product MFPLETRILVIDDMPSIRDLVKNTLKAMGYKNIQEAADGEEGLKVLVQSNTPGTQIQLVISDWNMPKMKGLELLKQVRATAEWSNLPFVLLTSESERDQVTEAVLAGVSQYIVKPFSAKIFEDKLKAAYMKHNKA from the coding sequence ATGTTTCCCCTAGAAACCCGCATTTTGGTTATCGATGACATGCCTTCCATCCGTGATCTTGTGAAGAACACGTTAAAGGCAATGGGTTATAAAAATATTCAAGAAGCTGCTGACGGTGAAGAAGGTCTGAAGGTTCTTGTTCAGAGCAACACTCCGGGAACGCAAATTCAATTGGTGATTTCAGATTGGAATATGCCAAAGATGAAGGGACTTGAACTTTTAAAACAAGTTCGTGCCACAGCGGAGTGGAGCAATCTTCCATTCGTACTTCTAACATCCGAGTCTGAGCGGGATCAAGTGACGGAAGCGGTTCTTGCCGGTGTCTCTCAGTACATCGTGAAACCATTCTCTGCGAAGATTTTCGAAGATAAGTTAAAAGCCGCTTACATGAAGCACAACAAGGCTTAG